gctatgctaggttttagtaatgcatggtttaagaatgactatttcatACGGTCCTATAGAAacagcctccttcaaatcgccgttgaatgccaaaataccgatgcatttatttgacatatcgcgctatGGATTAAAGGAATGCCAGATGttattctcattggtttaacccttagaaccctaagctgtttttagggtgttttcactacctttatttataaggatttattctggtcattgtaagtgccacacacacatattattgttgttgtttattattgctattctccttattatattttgaccaacattctaatctatTCCCTGTTACATTTTAATTAGGGCCCGAAGTAACTGGCCGGGctaaggccctattgtttttgtaaggattattattattattattatcgaaattattattattgttattctactttttgctttcctgttttgaggtggttaacatggtcgaaaactcttgaaatttggcacacacgccAGGTGTCACACAtcgcagttaggtacaagagcttgacccCGGCGTTGCCTAGGGACTCACTagcccccttaggtgactgatcccgttgttggcaaatattttgaggtggttaacataatgaaaaaaagtcttgaaatttggcacacacatcaggtgtcacacaaagcagctaggtaaaaaagcttggccccgggtatggcccagagactcgctagcgcccccttagatgactgatcccgtggtgggcatatactttcagctacacacaccaaatttggtaggtgtttgtatctccccaagatgaacgactttcgtatgtacaatgcattagccacgcccaacaggaagtgaggtatttgggattttgtgcagactaatatgtgatgaaatatgtgatgaatcatgatgccaaaagaggttcttcccatgggtgaaaacgcatgaaatttgacacacacattaagtgaTACAGTGAATAGACAGGGATACAAGCTTGGCACCGCCCGTTGCCCAGAACCCATagccccttatgtcactgtgctttgtggttggcatattgttttagatacacacaccaaatttggtgggtgtatgtaactcccaaaaacaaacaacttttgtattaacatgccattagccacgcccacaggaagtgaggtaattgagattttgtgcgttgtggacatgatcaattttaacgtactcctcctagacggttgatccgattcatgtcaaagttggtatacaggAGGCCGAGATAtttctgattctaaattgtgaatttttttttgatatgttgtaatttcaCAAATGgctaaattattaattttaataccattccacacaaataataaatgtgacataattcaccatgcatggcttgaaatgttttaaatttcacaggtcattgaataccatgttaatgataatattcacatgcccataatgcatgtttggcatagcgccaccaactggcaacagaaagaatgccaattacactgatgtcacatgatcaacTTTAACATActgctcctagacggtttgtcagattcatgtgaaatttggcaaacattatggaaaTATATTATGCTTTTcatatctcaccacataaacaggaaatgtatcataaagtcacagtgcattgaatgaatggtctgaaacttctcaggttaatagatattatgattaggatgatatccagacacccaatgggcctgcctggcatagcgccaccacctggtcaagcaggaaatgtgccagaaatagacaatgccttaagtgattgatctgaaactttacaacatattggatatcattattttaatgatattcacatgtgtaattcacatgcctagcatagcgccaccatctggccaagcaggaaatgtgccagaaatgctctatactttgaataaatggtctgaaacttctcaggttaatagatattataattatgataatatccagacacccaatgggcctgcctggcatagcgccaccacctggccaagcaggaaaatgtgcaggaaaataaaatgcaaaaacaaatagcacacgcatcaaatatgtacattttacaaatgcaccatgttggtgctttgttggattccaaAATGTCACGGGTTGTGGctcgcaggtgctcgggcccgccattgccgcttgcggctatatttattatgttgtttttgtatttgtgtgtcgctttggacaaaggcgtctgcaaaatccaataaccataaccatgtcAAGACACCAAAGGATTATATTCATACAGGGCCTCACTTATAAAGGTTGCTAAGCACAAACAAAATGTGCACATTTCTACTCACCCTTTCATCCTGTTAACCTAATGAATCTGACCCCGCTAAATATGGAGAAGTTTCAGTCAAAGTAATATTACTATCCATAGTAGGCcgatgtaggcctacccacGATACTGTTACAAGAATGCCTTCTAGCTATTTAATTAGACGCATCTTCCCCAAGAATAGTGTGCAAGGCCCTCCTCTGCCGATTAATTCGGGAGGTACCATTTACTAAGTAATAATCCTAGTGTGAAAGTTGGTCAGAGGCTATAGTGCTGACCTGGACCACTATACTCTATACTATACTGGACAGAACATCTTACCGAAGCTACAGAGGGTTCAGGGTGTGCTAAGGTTAGCTGTCTAATCCCAGACTACTAATAAAATCAGTGACCCACCACAATACAATAGTCAGTTCTCCTGGTAGCATGCCTACACTTTCACTGATTAGCCCCCACGGCACCAGAGACTAATCCTAGCCGTTCCCCATGGCACATCTTAAACCTGAGGGATATCTTAAGAAATGCTAGAAAACTATGCAGGTCAaacacaatttatttgtcaggtaGGCTATAAGTTACTCATCCAATACATTTTAGAagtacatctaaatgaataatgtgaaagttacgaaaacaggttaaaggaacatGTAGGGAACCATATGAAACTatcagagaatgaacataccagctcagaggatgatggcTACACACCAGAGTGGTGTGGgagattctgactacagaatggctCCTAGAATTACGTGTTAACCTCCCTTAAATAGGCTACCCAGTTTGTGATTGGTTACATTGATATGGATCACATGgttggaggtcagctgatttgggATCACATGGTTGGAGGTCAGCTGTTTTGGGGGTCACATGAGGAGTACTTTGATAagacttgagaccattgttgtagtgagagtgaatcaatcaagacatgacaaggtttacatttgattacatttcctgtccctaTAGTTAACTGCTCCTGTGGAcatgtgacagtaggcccacaATAGGCCCACACTTAGTACCACTTAGTAGTTGATCAAGAGTCCATATATAATTGAGAGGATTATCATCAGCCTGGTAATTAGGATCCTTACAGAAGGGTGTGTGGAGTAAATGTGATGTGGGGCTCACGCCCACCAAAATGAACTTTACCTTGGGGTATCACCCCTCCCCTTCCTTTGTCTCTTATTGGCTGGTGCATCATGAGAGCATGCATGTTTAACTGATCAATCATTTCCGTAAGATACAGTTCGGTTGTCACATCGaattatatgtattttttattattttcaacaacaaaacacaacgtAGAGTAGAATAATAGGGACCAAATACTCCCATTACACATTATACATAATATATTCATTACAGATACATTATACATAATATATTCATTACATAAGACAAGCATTACATGACAGAAAAATCAGATTGAAGTGATTAAACAACAATTAATATTGCAATGCCAAATGTCTGGGAAGGTTACTTCATTATATCATTGAACTACCACACAAGTTCCATACAAATATATTACAGAATCACAAGAAGCATGCTTAAATTATCTAGTTCTTTAATGAGTATCATCAACCCATCCAATAAACGTATGAAAGTAAGATACTAGTCTATGAactccacactcacactttgGCTATGTTTACACGTGGtcggctattttcataaacagAAAGCAAAATAACGTAACTGTCTGCACAGCCCTTGCCACCAACTGCTGCTCATCATTAGAATTTTGGACATTGAAGGCACATTTACACTACATGCTCCACCAAACACTATCTTAGAAGGCAGGATTTTTCTTCAGTTtcggacacacagacaaaaatcaTGAACaaagtgaaaataaaaaataaaatgtatattgcCTTACAATTCTAATAGGAAGGTCATTTCAGTAGGTATTATATATCACAATATCAATGGGTCAATATCATAATACCTTTTAACTACCAAATTACATAATAATGTGTTACATGATCAAATTATCTTCAGTCATTAAGAACCTTTTGAAACACTACCACCCTCCCCAGCAGGAGACTGAGGAAAGTTAGGTACAGGTCTATCTCAGGTGAATCTGGGGCTAGACCTCTTTCCCTCATGACCTTTTGTGTCTCTTTGTACATCTCCTCAGTGAAGTAACTTCCCCCATTTATCCTCACCATCGTGTCTATTTTATTCACCAACTGCACAACTTGACTCCGGTCATTGCTTTTGTTGTTGAATGCATGGTATCGTCCACCACAGCTGTTCATGATTTTCTTCAGGTCCTCGCTGCCTAATTGCACATATTGATCAATAGTCTGACCCTCCAGTTGATCACCACGAGTGAACAGGACGATCATGTACTTTTCAGCCCTTTCCCCAAAGATCTCCTGTAGGGCCTTAACTGCATTCTGCTCTTCTGGAGTGAATCTCCCAATCTGAATTACCAGCAGGAACACATGGGGCCCTGGACACGAGTACTTAATGCATTTCACTATCTCATTTTTAATTATCTctggttttttttgtgtgtctataATACCAGGTGTGTCAATCACTTCAATTTCTCTCTGACCAATAACACTTGCTCTCGAACAAGTTCCTGTGACTGAGTTTGCAGAAACATCTGATTTAAATGCTGTCCTCCCCAGGATGGTGTTTCCCACAGCACTCTTCCCCACTCCAGTCTTCCCAATCAGCACGATTCTGAGAGGTTGACCTAAAAACAAAATAGTACATCATATCAACACATATTCTGTGT
The Alosa alosa isolate M-15738 ecotype Scorff River chromosome 21, AALO_Geno_1.1, whole genome shotgun sequence genome window above contains:
- the zgc:113625 gene encoding GTPase IMAP family member 9 is translated as MGPKQSIPEGQPLRIVLIGKTGVGKSAVGNTILGRTAFKSDVSANSVTGTCSRASVIGQREIEVIDTPGIIDTQKKPEIIKNEIVKCIKYSCPGPHVFLLVIQIGRFTPEEQNAVKALQEIFGERAEKYMIVLFTRGDQLEGQTIDQYVQLGSEDLKKIMNSCGGRYHAFNNKSNDRSQVVQLVNKIDTMVRINGGSYFTEEMYKETQKVMRERGLAPDSPEIDLYLTFLSLLLGRVVVFQKVLND